One Stenotrophomonas maltophilia R551-3 genomic window, ATCCAGGTCCGCAACACCGATGGCCGCACGCTGCCGTTCGGCGCGCAGGTCAAGGACGAGCAGGGCCAGCCGGTGGGCATGGTCAGCCAGGGTGGCCGCCTGTACGTGCGCAGCGAGAAGAACCAGGGCCAGTTGCAGGTCGAGTGGGGCGCAGGTGCCGACCAGCGCTGCACCATTGATTACCAGGTACCGGCGGGCGCCGATGCGTCCAAGACCGGCTTCATCCCGCTGGAGGCAGCATGCCGATGATTTCTTCCCGTGGCCGCAAGGCACTGGCCGCGTTGGCCCTGCTGGGTGGCGTGCTGCTGGCGCAGCAGGCCAGTGCGGCCTGCCGCATCCAGGTCAACGGTTTCGTTGCGCAGGACGTGCAGATGGACATGGGTCAGATCGTGATCCTGCCCAGTACGCCCGTGGGCGGCGTGATCAAGGAAATCAGCGTGCCGATCAACCAGCAGAACAGCGTTGCCCGCTGTGACTACTGGTATAGCGGCTACTCGACAGGCGAGTACGTCAACGCGCCGCAGAAGCGACCGGTGGCTGGCTTTGCCAACGTCTATGAGACCGGCGTGGCCGGTGTGGGCATCCGCCTGTTCCGCGACTCCGGCGCGATCCAGGCCTATTACCCACATACCATCAATTTCGCGGCCAACTCCACGATCTCGCTGATCGGTGGCCAGTTCCGCATCCAGCTGATCAAGACCGCCGCGCAGACCGGGTCGGGCGTGATTGCACCGAACGGTCGCTTCACCACCTACTACTTCGATGGTGATGGCCCCAGCCGCCCGGTGCTGACCTCCACCTTCAGGGGCTCGGGCACCACCGTGGTCAGCCCGACCTGCGAAGTGCAGGCCGGCAGCCGCAACATCGCCGTTGATTTCGGCAGCGTGCCCAACACCACGTTCACCGGCGTTGGTTCGCGTGCGGTCGATCGTGACTTCGAGATCCGCCTGAACTGCCAGGGCAGCAACGTTGCTGCCTACCAGAGCAAGATCGGCATCCGCCTCGACGCCGACCAGGACAGCTCGAACATGCCCGGTGTGCTGAAGCTGAGCGCGGCCACCAACAGCGCCACCCGCATCGGCATCCAGATGGTCCAGCGTGATGGCAGCACCGAGCGCGAGGTGCGTTTCGGCCAGACCGTCAACGTCGGCACCACCGTGCCGGGTACCAGTGTCATGGCGCTGCCGCTGCGCGCCCGCTATGTGCAGACCCAGGCCGGTACCGTCGGCGCTGGTGTCGCAAACGGCCAGGCGACCTTCACCATCCAGTACGAGTAAGGCGGCCGCAGGCCACCGCCACCGCTACGTTCCACCGCAACGTCACCTGTTCCGCAGGTGGCGTTGACTGCGTCTTGATCTTCCAACGATGAAGATCAGTGCCACGACGCACGTACAACCACATGAATGTGATGTATGTCGCGAATTTGGAGTTTCCTCATGAGGTGACCGTCTCCTGCCCACGGGTGTTGGACGGGAACGCCGAAAGGATCCAGACGTGGCTACAGCTGCCCGCATCCCCCCGCGCCAGCCTTCGGGAGCGCTGCGGTGAAGGTCCTGTCCGTGTTCGGCACACGGCCGGAGGCGATCAAGATGGGGCCGCTGGTGCGGGCTTTGGCAGAGTCTGCCGACATCGAGTCGGTGGTCTGCATCACCGGCCAGCACCGGGCGATGCTCGACCAGGTGATGTCGCTGTTCGAGATCACCGCCGACCATGACCTCGATGTCATGGTGCCCAACCAGACCCTCAACGGCCTGTGCGCCAGGCTGTTCGAACGGCTTGACGCGCTCTACACACAGGTTCGCCCGGACCGCGTGCTGGTGCATGGTGATACCACCACGGCGATGACCGCCGCGCTGGCTGCGTTTCATCACCGCATTCCAATCGGCCACGTCGAGGCCGGCCTGCGCACCGGTGACATCAACCGGCCATGGCCGGAGGAAATGAACCGGCGGGTGATCGACGTGGTCGGCCACCAGCTGTATGCGCCCACCGCCAGCTCGCGCGCCAACCTGGCCCGCGAACACCTGGGCGGGCAGATCCTGGTCACCGGCAACACCGTCATCGATGCCCTGCAGCAGACCGTACAGCGGCTGGATGCTGACCCGGCCCTGCGCGCGCAGGCCGACGCGCCCTTCCACATGCTCGACCCGCGGCGGCGCCTGCTGCTGGTCACCGGCCACCGCCGCGAGAGCTTCGGCCAGGGTTTCGAGGACATCTGCCGCGCACTGGCCGAGCTGGCGCGACGCACGGACCTGCAGGTGCTGTACCCGGTGCACCTCAACCCGAATGTACAGGGCCCGGTCAACGCCCACCTCGGCCACCTCGACAACGTGCACCTGGTGCCGCCGCAGGACTACCTGCGCTTCGTGCGCCTGATGCAGCGCGCCGACGTGATCCTCACCGATTCCGGTGGCGTGCAGGAAGAAGCGCCGGCGCTGGCCAAGCCCGTTCTGGTGATGCGCGATGTCACCGAGCGTCCGGAGGCGGTCGAGGCGGGTGTGGTGACGCTGGTCGGCACCACCCCTTCGCGCATCGTCGAGGCGGTCAACGCCGCGTTGGCACAGCCACCGCAGCCGACCCACTTCGACCCCGATGCCAGTCCCTACGGCGATGGTCGCGCCAGTGTGCGCATCGTCGCCGCCTTGCGTGGGCAACCACTGCCCGAGTTCTCACCCGTCGTCCACGGTGGCGCTGCCAACCACCCTCATCCGCATGAAGTGATGCCATGACCCAGACCGGCCGCTCTCCCTTGTTTGCTTCCGCTGCCGCGTTCGTCCTCTCGGGCGTGGTCGCCAGTGCCCATGCCGCCGACAGCGTTGCCGGCCAGTTCGCCGAATGGAGCGGCGACAGTACGGTGAACCGGCAGATGAGCCTGCGCGAACTCGGCTTCCGCCAGCCGCTGGTATTGAGCGGGCAGGAAAGCCAGCGAGAGATTTACCTGCCGGTGCCGGCCGGTGTCGCCACCCGCGACGCGCAGCTGCAGCTGGACGGGCGCTATGTGCGCGGCCACGCTGGGCGCACTTCCGGTTTGTGGTCGGTCGACGGCGACCCGATCGCCGCGCGTTCGATCACCGATGCGCAGGGCGACGCCAGCCAGCTGCTGGCCATCGATGGCGAACCGCGCCAGAACGGTTTCGTGCGGGTCGGCGTCGGCTGGTGGTCGATCGTTTCCGATTACCAGTGCGCCGACCAGAGCGCACCGGCCAACGTGCTGCGGTTGTCGCCGGATTCGCGTTTCAGCTACCGCTTCGACGGCCGCGCCGTGGACACCGTGGCCAAGGCCTGGGGCGCGCTGCCGCCACGGGTGCGCCTGCTGGTGGATGGCAGAGCTCTGCAGGCGCCTGTCTATGATGCCGCCTGGCGCATCGGTACCGCGCTGCAGGCCGGTGGCAAGCAGGTGCAGGTGGTCGCGCTGCCGAAGGTTGGCGACAGCGTCGACCTGACCGGCATCAGCATCCCGGCCAGCCTGCAGGGCGTGCCGGCCTATGCTGCGCTGGCGTCGGGCGAGCGCGCGTATGTGCTGAAGGATCTGGCCGAAGTCGGTGTGCTGCTGTCGTTGCGTGACAGCGGGCCGTTGGCCGCCGATGCGATGATCGGCAGCGATGCGCTGAGGGCTGGAGTACGCGCGGCGCTGGACGCGCTCGCTGCGCAGGTCGGCGCCACTGGCGCTGATGCGGGCACGGCGTTCGCCGCGTGGCGCGGTACCGGCATGGGCGGCCTGGAAAAGCCCGCAGACAATGGCTCGGTCAGCGTGGTCGCCGTTGCCGGCCGTCCGACGCTGGTGGTCGATCCGGCGGCGGCCGGCAAGGTCGCCGGGTTGTTCGCCGATCAGTGGCGCAGCTATGCGCTGGGCCGCAGCCTGCAGGTCACCGCGGCCGGCATGCCGAAGCTCGACGGCGACCAGGTGCTGCTGAGTCGGCTCGGCAACATCGCAGGCACGATGGACGTGGTCACCCGCGCCGATCGCAGCGCCACCTTCGACCTCGGTGCGTTGTCGGCCGATGGCCGCCTGCCCGAGCAGGTGGTGATCGATGTCTCTGCGGCGCCGAACGCGGCCGGGCAGGGCGCGGTAGCCACGATCTATTTCAATGACTACCTGCTGGGTGGGAAGGTGCTGGCCGCCAATGGCCAGCCGCAGCGGCTGGTGGCCAAGGTGCCGGCCTATGCACTGTCGGCGCGCAACGAGATCCGCGTCAGCTTCCTGCGCCAGCCGGCACGCCCGTACTGCCACGATCCGGCCACTGGCTATCCGGTCTCGATCCTGCCCAGCAGCCACCTGACCCTTGCCAAGCGTTCGCTCGGCAGTGACTTCGTCGGTGCCAGCAGCCAGCTCTCGCGCGGCAGCCAGGTATTCGTGCCCGGCACCTGGCTGCAGGACGCGCCGACCTCGCTTGCCAAGGTCATCGCCATCGCCAGTGCAGTGGGTGCATCACCGGAGGCCTCGGAACTGAAGGTGGTCGACGCCGGTGCCGCGGTCAGTCCGGGAGCGCCGTGGCTGGCGTTCGGCGTGGCACCGGCCGGTGTCGATGTGGCCGGCCTGAAGGACGGCCACCTGCTGATCGGCGGCACGCCGCAGCCGCTGCTGGATGTCAGCGGCCTGGACCGCGCCGCGGTGGTGCAGGTCGGCACCTCCGGCGGCCAGCTCGGCGTGTTGTACAGCGACCTGGGTGCGCAGGCACCGTCGTTCGGCGCGCCGTTCCGGTTGCTGCGTGGTGATCTCGCCGTGCTCGACGGCAGTGATGCCGTCCGTGAGTTCGACCGCCAGGACCCCTATGGGAGCCGCGTTGCCGAGGACGGCAATCCGCAATCGAAGTGGGAACGGCACATGGTCTGGTTGCTGCTGCTGGTCGGCGTGATCGTGTTCGCGCTGCTGGCTGCCCGCGTCACCCAGGTGCGCCGCCGCAAGTCCGCCAACACAGGGCACTGATCCACCGTGGACGGTCTGTTCTGGAACATCCAGCTGGCCAACTACTACGCCGCACTGGAAGCCACGGCGGCGGCGGTGG contains:
- a CDS encoding cellulose biosynthesis cyclic di-GMP-binding regulatory protein BcsB, coding for MTQTGRSPLFASAAAFVLSGVVASAHAADSVAGQFAEWSGDSTVNRQMSLRELGFRQPLVLSGQESQREIYLPVPAGVATRDAQLQLDGRYVRGHAGRTSGLWSVDGDPIAARSITDAQGDASQLLAIDGEPRQNGFVRVGVGWWSIVSDYQCADQSAPANVLRLSPDSRFSYRFDGRAVDTVAKAWGALPPRVRLLVDGRALQAPVYDAAWRIGTALQAGGKQVQVVALPKVGDSVDLTGISIPASLQGVPAYAALASGERAYVLKDLAEVGVLLSLRDSGPLAADAMIGSDALRAGVRAALDALAAQVGATGADAGTAFAAWRGTGMGGLEKPADNGSVSVVAVAGRPTLVVDPAAAGKVAGLFADQWRSYALGRSLQVTAAGMPKLDGDQVLLSRLGNIAGTMDVVTRADRSATFDLGALSADGRLPEQVVIDVSAAPNAAGQGAVATIYFNDYLLGGKVLAANGQPQRLVAKVPAYALSARNEIRVSFLRQPARPYCHDPATGYPVSILPSSHLTLAKRSLGSDFVGASSQLSRGSQVFVPGTWLQDAPTSLAKVIAIASAVGASPEASELKVVDAGAAVSPGAPWLAFGVAPAGVDVAGLKDGHLLIGGTPQPLLDVSGLDRAAVVQVGTSGGQLGVLYSDLGAQAPSFGAPFRLLRGDLAVLDGSDAVREFDRQDPYGSRVAEDGNPQSKWERHMVWLLLLVGVIVFALLAARVTQVRRRKSANTGH
- the wecB gene encoding non-hydrolyzing UDP-N-acetylglucosamine 2-epimerase — protein: MKVLSVFGTRPEAIKMGPLVRALAESADIESVVCITGQHRAMLDQVMSLFEITADHDLDVMVPNQTLNGLCARLFERLDALYTQVRPDRVLVHGDTTTAMTAALAAFHHRIPIGHVEAGLRTGDINRPWPEEMNRRVIDVVGHQLYAPTASSRANLAREHLGGQILVTGNTVIDALQQTVQRLDADPALRAQADAPFHMLDPRRRLLLVTGHRRESFGQGFEDICRALAELARRTDLQVLYPVHLNPNVQGPVNAHLGHLDNVHLVPPQDYLRFVRLMQRADVILTDSGGVQEEAPALAKPVLVMRDVTERPEAVEAGVVTLVGTTPSRIVEAVNAALAQPPQPTHFDPDASPYGDGRASVRIVAALRGQPLPEFSPVVHGGAANHPHPHEVMP
- a CDS encoding fimbrial protein: MPMISSRGRKALAALALLGGVLLAQQASAACRIQVNGFVAQDVQMDMGQIVILPSTPVGGVIKEISVPINQQNSVARCDYWYSGYSTGEYVNAPQKRPVAGFANVYETGVAGVGIRLFRDSGAIQAYYPHTINFAANSTISLIGGQFRIQLIKTAAQTGSGVIAPNGRFTTYYFDGDGPSRPVLTSTFRGSGTTVVSPTCEVQAGSRNIAVDFGSVPNTTFTGVGSRAVDRDFEIRLNCQGSNVAAYQSKIGIRLDADQDSSNMPGVLKLSAATNSATRIGIQMVQRDGSTEREVRFGQTVNVGTTVPGTSVMALPLRARYVQTQAGTVGAGVANGQATFTIQYE